In a single window of the Streptomyces sp. NBC_00285 genome:
- the metK gene encoding methionine adenosyltransferase has product MSRRLFTSESVTEGHPDKIADQISDTILDALLKEDPTSRVAVETLITTGLVHVAGEVTTKTYAPIAQLVRDKILEIGYDSSKKGFDGASCGVSVSIGAQSPDIAQGVDTAYEKRVEGDEDELDKQGAGDQGLMFGYATDETPTLMPLPIFLAHRLAKRLSEVRKNGTIPYLRPDGKTQVTIEYDGDKAVRLDTVVVSSQHASDIDLESLLAPDIREFVVERELKALLDEGIKLDTDNYRLLVNPTGRFEIGGPMGDAGLTGRKIIIDTYGGMARHGGGAFSGKDPSKVDRSAAYAMRWVAKNVVAAGLASRCEVQVAYAIGKAEPVGLFVETFGTAKVDTEKIENAIDEVFDLRPAAIIRDLDLLRPIYSLTAAYGHFGRELPEFTWEKTDRVDALRKAAGL; this is encoded by the coding sequence GTGTCCCGTCGCTTGTTCACCTCGGAGTCCGTGACCGAGGGCCACCCCGACAAGATCGCTGACCAGATCAGTGACACCATCCTCGACGCGCTCCTCAAGGAGGACCCGACCTCGCGTGTCGCCGTCGAGACCCTGATCACCACCGGTCTGGTGCATGTGGCCGGTGAGGTCACCACCAAGACCTACGCGCCGATCGCCCAGCTGGTGCGCGACAAGATCCTCGAAATCGGCTACGACTCCTCCAAGAAGGGCTTCGACGGCGCCTCCTGCGGTGTCTCGGTGTCCATCGGCGCGCAGTCCCCGGACATCGCTCAGGGCGTCGACACGGCCTACGAGAAGCGGGTCGAGGGCGACGAGGACGAGCTGGACAAGCAGGGCGCCGGTGACCAGGGCCTGATGTTCGGTTACGCGACCGACGAGACCCCCACCCTGATGCCCCTGCCGATCTTCCTGGCGCACCGCCTGGCGAAGCGCCTGTCCGAGGTCCGCAAGAACGGCACCATCCCCTACCTGCGCCCGGACGGCAAGACGCAGGTCACCATCGAGTACGACGGCGACAAGGCCGTCCGCCTCGACACGGTCGTCGTCTCCTCGCAGCACGCCTCCGACATCGACCTTGAGTCGCTGCTGGCCCCCGACATCCGCGAGTTCGTCGTGGAGCGGGAGCTCAAGGCGCTCCTGGACGAGGGCATCAAGCTGGACACGGACAACTACCGTCTCCTGGTCAACCCGACCGGTCGTTTCGAGATCGGCGGCCCCATGGGTGACGCCGGCCTGACCGGTCGCAAGATCATCATCGACACGTACGGCGGTATGGCCCGTCACGGTGGTGGTGCCTTCTCCGGCAAGGACCCGTCCAAGGTGGACCGTTCGGCCGCGTACGCGATGCGCTGGGTCGCCAAGAACGTGGTCGCCGCGGGTCTGGCGTCCCGGTGCGAGGTCCAGGTGGCGTACGCGATCGGCAAGGCCGAGCCGGTGGGCCTGTTCGTGGAGACCTTCGGCACCGCCAAGGTGGACACCGAGAAGATCGAGAACGCGATCGACGAGGTCTTCGACCTTCGTCCGGCCGCCATCATCCGTGACCTCGACCTGCTGCGCCCGATCTACTCCCTGACGGCGGCGTACGGCCACTTCGGCCGCGAGCTGCCCGAGTTCACGTGGGAGAAGACGGACCGCGTGGACGCGCTGCGCAAGGCCGCCGGTCTGTAA
- the coaBC gene encoding bifunctional phosphopantothenoylcysteine decarboxylase/phosphopantothenate--cysteine ligase CoaBC, translating to MDKPKVVLGVSGGIAAYKACELLRRLTESGHDVRVVPTASALHFVGAATWSALSGKPVSTEVWDDVHEVPHVRIGQHADLVVVAPATADMLAKAAHGLADDLLTNTLLTARCPVVFAPAMHTEMWEHPATQENVATLRRRGALVIEPAVGRLTGVDTGKGRLPDPAEIFEVCRRVLARGVTEPDLRGRHVVVSAGGTREPLDPVRFLGNRSSGKQGYALARTAAARGARVTLVAANTGMPDPAGVDVVPVGTAVQLREAVLKAAADADAVVMAAAVADFRPGTYVTGKIKKKDGQDPEPVVLVRNPDVLAEISAERARPGQVIVGFAAETDDVLANGRTKLRRKGCDLLVVNEVGERKTFGSEENEAVVLGADGSETPVPYGPKESLADIVWDLVAQRLG from the coding sequence GTGGACAAGCCGAAGGTCGTGCTGGGCGTCAGCGGGGGCATCGCCGCGTACAAGGCCTGCGAGCTGCTGAGAAGGCTCACGGAGTCCGGCCACGACGTACGCGTGGTCCCCACCGCCTCCGCGCTGCACTTCGTGGGAGCGGCCACCTGGTCCGCGCTCTCCGGCAAGCCGGTCTCGACCGAGGTGTGGGACGACGTCCACGAGGTCCCGCATGTCCGCATCGGGCAGCATGCCGACCTGGTGGTCGTCGCCCCGGCCACGGCCGACATGCTCGCCAAGGCGGCCCACGGACTGGCGGACGACCTGCTCACCAACACACTCCTCACGGCCCGCTGCCCGGTCGTCTTCGCCCCCGCCATGCACACCGAGATGTGGGAGCACCCGGCCACCCAGGAGAACGTGGCGACGCTGCGCCGCCGTGGTGCCCTCGTGATCGAACCGGCCGTCGGCCGTCTGACCGGCGTCGACACCGGCAAGGGGCGGCTGCCGGATCCCGCCGAGATCTTCGAGGTCTGCCGCCGTGTGCTGGCCCGGGGCGTCACGGAACCCGACCTCAGGGGCCGGCATGTCGTCGTCAGCGCAGGCGGCACCCGCGAGCCCCTCGACCCGGTCCGTTTCCTCGGCAACCGCTCCTCCGGCAAGCAGGGCTACGCCCTGGCCCGCACCGCGGCCGCGCGCGGCGCCCGGGTCACGCTCGTCGCGGCGAACACCGGTATGCCCGACCCGGCCGGCGTGGACGTCGTCCCGGTGGGGACGGCCGTACAACTGCGCGAGGCGGTTCTGAAGGCCGCTGCCGACGCCGACGCGGTCGTCATGGCGGCGGCGGTCGCCGACTTCCGCCCGGGGACCTATGTGACGGGGAAGATCAAGAAGAAGGACGGTCAGGACCCCGAGCCCGTCGTCCTGGTGCGCAATCCGGACGTCCTCGCCGAGATCTCGGCCGAGCGCGCCCGCCCCGGCCAGGTGATCGTCGGATTCGCCGCCGAGACCGACGACGTCCTCGCCAACGGCCGGACGAAGCTGCGGCGCAAGGGCTGCGACCTGCTCGTCGTCAACGAGGTGGGCGAGCGCAAGACCTTCGGATCCGAGGAGAACGAGGCGGTGGTGCTGGGCGCCGACGGCAGCGAGACGCCGGTGCCGTACGGGCCGAAGGAGTCCCTGGCCGACATCGTCTGGGACCTGGTCGCGCAGCGCCTCGGCTGA
- a CDS encoding primosomal protein N', protein MSSEDEGAERSGAAGAPEQLAFIRESVRKAKAPKAKPRTWRGAALARELPVARVLVDKGVLHLDRYFDYAVPEELDADAQPGVRVRVRFGAGRGRVREGRREGGGLIDGFLIERLAQSDYSGPLAALAQVVSPEPVLSEELLGLARAVADRYAGSLADVLQLAVPPRSARAEQRPAPAPLPPPGVPEVGSWGRYERGGAFLEALASGGAPRAVWNALPGPEWSTDLARAVAATLASGRGALVVVPDGRAVARVDAALTSVLGKGRHAVLTADAGPEKRYGEWLAVRRGSVRAVVGTRAAMFAPVRDLGLVALWDDGDDNLSEQHAPQPHAREVLLLRAAQDTCAFLLGSWSCTVEAAQLVESGWARPLVASREQVRAVAPLVRTVGDHDLARDEAARAARLPTLAWQAVREGLRHGPVLVQVPRRGYVPRMACANCREPARCRHCAGPLEGQDAGALRCGWCGREEEAWHCPECGAFRLRAQVVGARRTAEELGRAFPAVPVRTSGREHVLDTVPGAPALVVSTPGAEPVAEGGYAAALLLDGWAMLGRPDLRAGEDALRRWIAAAALVRAQEAGGTVVVVAEPTLRPVQALVRWDPVGHAVRELGERAELGFPPVSRMAAVSGTAEALAGFLAAVELPQEAEVLGPVPMPVTVAGGPRRVGAPPVGERWERVLVRVPPGRGSALAASLKAAQAARMARGGGAGDGAVWVRIDPPDIG, encoded by the coding sequence GTGAGCAGCGAGGATGAGGGGGCGGAGCGTTCCGGGGCGGCCGGGGCGCCGGAGCAGCTTGCGTTCATTCGGGAGAGTGTGCGGAAGGCCAAGGCGCCGAAGGCCAAGCCGCGGACGTGGCGGGGGGCCGCGCTGGCCAGGGAACTGCCGGTCGCGCGGGTCCTGGTCGACAAGGGAGTGCTGCATCTCGACCGGTACTTCGACTATGCCGTGCCCGAGGAGCTCGACGCGGATGCGCAGCCCGGGGTGCGGGTGCGGGTGCGGTTCGGGGCCGGTCGCGGACGGGTCCGTGAAGGGCGCCGCGAGGGCGGGGGGCTGATCGACGGGTTTCTGATCGAGAGGCTCGCCCAGTCGGACTACTCCGGGCCGCTGGCCGCGCTCGCCCAGGTCGTCTCACCCGAGCCGGTGCTCAGCGAGGAGCTTCTGGGGCTGGCCCGGGCCGTCGCCGACCGGTATGCGGGAAGCCTCGCCGACGTACTGCAGCTCGCTGTGCCGCCGCGCAGCGCCCGGGCCGAGCAGCGGCCCGCGCCCGCACCCCTCCCGCCGCCCGGAGTACCGGAGGTGGGGTCCTGGGGGCGGTACGAGCGTGGCGGCGCGTTTCTGGAGGCGCTGGCCTCGGGGGGCGCCCCCCGCGCGGTGTGGAACGCCCTGCCCGGGCCGGAGTGGAGTACCGACCTGGCCCGGGCTGTCGCGGCGACCCTGGCCTCGGGGCGTGGCGCGCTGGTCGTCGTTCCGGACGGGCGGGCCGTCGCGCGCGTCGACGCCGCGCTGACCTCGGTGCTGGGGAAGGGGCGTCATGCGGTGCTGACCGCCGACGCCGGGCCAGAGAAGCGGTACGGGGAGTGGCTGGCCGTACGCCGGGGGTCGGTGCGGGCGGTGGTGGGGACCCGGGCGGCCATGTTCGCGCCGGTGCGGGATCTGGGGCTCGTCGCCCTGTGGGACGACGGCGACGACAACCTCAGCGAGCAGCACGCTCCGCAGCCGCATGCGCGTGAGGTGCTGCTGTTGCGGGCCGCTCAGGACACGTGCGCTTTCCTGTTGGGGAGTTGGAGCTGCACTGTCGAGGCGGCGCAGCTCGTGGAGAGCGGTTGGGCCCGGCCGCTCGTCGCTTCTCGGGAGCAGGTGCGGGCCGTCGCTCCACTGGTGCGGACCGTCGGGGACCACGATCTCGCGCGGGACGAGGCCGCGCGCGCCGCTCGGCTGCCCACGCTCGCCTGGCAGGCCGTCAGGGAGGGCCTGCGGCACGGGCCCGTGCTCGTACAGGTGCCGCGGCGGGGGTACGTGCCGCGGATGGCGTGCGCCAACTGCCGCGAGCCCGCGCGGTGTCGGCACTGCGCCGGGCCGTTGGAGGGCCAGGACGCCGGGGCGCTGCGGTGCGGGTGGTGCGGGCGGGAGGAAGAGGCCTGGCACTGTCCGGAGTGCGGGGCGTTCCGACTGCGGGCGCAGGTGGTGGGGGCGCGGCGTACGGCGGAGGAGTTGGGCAGGGCGTTCCCGGCTGTTCCGGTGCGGACGTCGGGGCGTGAGCATGTGCTGGACACGGTGCCGGGGGCACCGGCGCTGGTGGTGAGCACGCCGGGAGCCGAGCCGGTCGCCGAGGGCGGGTACGCGGCGGCGCTGCTGCTGGACGGATGGGCGATGCTCGGGCGGCCCGATCTGCGGGCGGGGGAGGACGCGCTGCGGCGGTGGATCGCGGCGGCGGCGCTGGTGCGGGCGCAGGAGGCCGGGGGGACCGTTGTGGTGGTCGCCGAGCCCACGCTGCGGCCCGTGCAGGCGTTGGTGCGGTGGGATCCCGTGGGGCATGCGGTGCGCGAGCTGGGGGAGCGGGCCGAGCTGGGATTCCCTCCGGTGTCGCGGATGGCTGCGGTGTCCGGGACGGCCGAGGCCCTCGCCGGATTCCTGGCGGCGGTGGAACTGCCTCAGGAGGCCGAGGTGTTGGGGCCTGTGCCGATGCCGGTCACGGTGGCCGGGGGGCCCCGGCGAGTGGGGGCGCCGCCGGTCGGGGAGCGGTGGGAGCGGGTGCTTGTGCGGGTGCCGCCGGGGAGGGGGTCGGCGTTGGCCGCCTCGCTGAAGGCCGCGCAGGCCGCGCGGATGGCGCGGGGCGGGGGTGCGGGGGATGGGGCGGTGTGGGTGCGGATCGATCCGCCTGACATCGGGTGA
- the fmt gene encoding methionyl-tRNA formyltransferase: MKLVFAGTPEVAVPALDALIASGRHEVAAVVTRPDAPAGRGRRLVASPVAVRAEEAGIEVLKPVKPRDPEFLERLREIAPDCCPVVAYGALLPRVALDVPAHGWVNLHFSLLPAWRGAAPVQHSIMAGDEITGASTFLIEEGLDSGPVYGTVTEEIRPTDTSGDLLTRLAFAGSGLLAATMDGIADGTLKAVPQPSEGITVAPKITVEDARVDWAAPALRVDRVVRGCHPSPGAWTTFRDERLKLVQVQPAPDRTDLTPGALAVGKNSVHVGTGSHGVELLWVQAQGKKPMKAADWARGVRISDGETLGG, translated from the coding sequence ATGAAGCTCGTCTTCGCCGGTACCCCCGAGGTCGCCGTTCCCGCCCTGGACGCTCTCATCGCCTCCGGGCGGCATGAGGTCGCCGCCGTCGTCACACGGCCGGACGCGCCGGCCGGACGGGGGCGCAGGTTGGTCGCGAGCCCCGTCGCGGTGCGGGCCGAGGAGGCGGGGATCGAGGTGCTGAAGCCCGTGAAGCCGCGGGACCCCGAGTTCCTCGAGCGGCTGCGCGAGATCGCCCCGGACTGCTGCCCCGTCGTCGCCTACGGCGCCCTTCTGCCCCGCGTCGCCCTCGACGTCCCCGCCCACGGCTGGGTCAACCTGCACTTCTCCCTGCTGCCCGCCTGGCGCGGGGCCGCTCCCGTGCAGCACTCCATCATGGCGGGCGACGAGATCACCGGGGCCTCCACCTTCCTGATCGAGGAGGGGCTCGACTCCGGGCCCGTCTACGGCACCGTCACCGAGGAGATCCGGCCCACCGACACCAGCGGCGACCTGCTGACCCGCCTCGCCTTCGCAGGCTCCGGGCTGCTCGCCGCGACCATGGACGGGATCGCGGACGGCACGCTGAAGGCCGTACCGCAGCCGTCCGAGGGCATCACCGTCGCCCCGAAGATCACCGTTGAGGACGCGCGGGTCGACTGGGCCGCCCCGGCGCTGCGGGTGGACCGCGTCGTGCGCGGGTGCCACCCGTCGCCCGGTGCCTGGACGACCTTCCGTGACGAGCGGCTCAAGCTCGTCCAGGTCCAGCCTGCGCCCGACCGGACCGACCTCACCCCCGGCGCGCTCGCCGTCGGCAAGAACAGCGTCCACGTCGGTACCGGCTCGCACGGCGTCGAGCTGCTGTGGGTGCAGGCGCAGGGGAAGAAGCCGATGAAGGCCGCGGACTGGGCGCGGGGCGTCAGGATCTCGGACGGGGAGACGCTCGGCGGTTGA
- a CDS encoding RsmB/NOP family class I SAM-dependent RNA methyltransferase: MSDQPSRPRKPGKPYRRPQKDPVRFLAFEALRAVDERDAYANLVLPPLLRKAREKGGFDGRDAALATELVYGTLRRQGTYDAVISACVDRPLREVDPPVLDVLSLGVHQLLGTRIPTHAAVSASVELARVVLGDGRAKFVNAVLRKVAQDDLDGWVTKVAPPYDDDPEDHLSVVHSHPRWIVSALWDSLGGGRAGIERLLAADNERPEVTLVARPGRSTTEELLREEAAVPGNWSPYAVRLAEGGEPGAVDAVREGRAGVQDEGSQLVALALANAPLDGRDEKWLDGCAGPGGKAALLAALAAQRGAALLASEKQPHRAGLVARALDGNPGPYQVIVADGTRPPWQPGSFDRVLMDVPCTGLGALRRRPEARWRRRPEDLDDFAPLQRALLLGALDAVRVGGVVGYATCSPHLAETRAVVADVLKQRPEAELLDARPLLAGVPDLGEGPDVQLWPHVHGTDAMYLALVRRTG; the protein is encoded by the coding sequence GTGAGCGACCAGCCCAGTCGGCCCCGTAAGCCCGGCAAGCCCTACCGGCGGCCACAGAAAGACCCCGTCCGCTTCCTCGCCTTCGAGGCCCTGCGGGCCGTTGATGAGCGGGACGCCTACGCCAACCTCGTCCTGCCGCCGCTGTTGCGGAAGGCGCGGGAGAAGGGCGGCTTCGACGGGCGGGACGCGGCGCTCGCCACCGAGCTCGTGTACGGGACACTGCGGCGGCAGGGGACCTACGACGCCGTCATCTCCGCCTGTGTCGACCGGCCGCTCCGGGAGGTCGACCCGCCGGTTCTCGACGTGCTGAGCCTCGGTGTGCATCAGCTGCTCGGGACGCGCATCCCGACGCACGCCGCGGTGTCCGCCTCCGTGGAGCTCGCGCGGGTCGTGCTCGGCGACGGGCGGGCCAAGTTCGTCAACGCGGTACTGCGCAAGGTCGCGCAGGACGATCTCGACGGGTGGGTCACGAAAGTGGCTCCTCCCTACGACGACGATCCCGAGGACCACCTCTCCGTCGTGCACTCCCACCCCCGCTGGATCGTCTCCGCGCTGTGGGACTCCCTCGGCGGCGGCCGGGCCGGGATCGAGCGACTGCTTGCGGCCGACAACGAGCGGCCCGAGGTCACGCTCGTCGCCCGGCCGGGACGGTCCACCACCGAGGAACTGCTGCGCGAGGAGGCCGCCGTCCCGGGCAACTGGTCGCCGTACGCCGTCCGGCTGGCGGAGGGCGGTGAGCCCGGGGCCGTCGACGCCGTACGTGAGGGCCGGGCCGGGGTCCAGGACGAGGGAAGCCAGCTCGTCGCGCTGGCCCTGGCCAACGCGCCCCTCGACGGGCGGGACGAGAAGTGGCTCGACGGCTGTGCGGGACCCGGCGGCAAGGCGGCGCTGCTCGCCGCGCTGGCCGCCCAGCGGGGGGCCGCGCTGCTCGCCTCCGAGAAACAGCCGCACCGGGCCGGGCTGGTCGCCAGGGCGCTGGACGGCAACCCCGGGCCGTATCAGGTCATCGTCGCGGACGGGACCCGGCCGCCGTGGCAACCCGGGAGTTTCGACCGGGTGCTGATGGATGTGCCGTGCACCGGGCTCGGAGCCCTGCGGCGGCGGCCCGAGGCGCGGTGGCGGCGGCGCCCCGAGGACCTCGACGACTTCGCCCCGCTCCAGCGCGCCCTGCTGCTCGGCGCGCTCGACGCCGTGCGGGTCGGCGGGGTCGTCGGCTACGCCACCTGCTCGCCGCACCTCGCCGAGACCCGCGCCGTCGTCGCCGACGTGCTCAAGCAGCGCCCCGAGGCCGAACTCCTGGACGCCCGGCCCCTGTTGGCCGGCGTGCCGGATCTCGGCGAGGGACCGGACGTACAGCTGTGGCCGCATGTGCACGGGACCGACGCGATGTATCTGGCGCTGGTACGACGGACCGGCTGA
- the gmk gene encoding guanylate kinase has protein sequence MAATFRGTTPEPPDARPRLTVLSGPSGVGKSTVVAHMRKEHPEVWLSVSATTRRPRPGEKHGVHYFFVTDEEMDKLIANGELLEWAEFAGNRYGTPRAAVLERLEAGEPVLLEIDLQGARQVRESMTDAQLVFLAPPSWEELVRRLTGRGTEPPEVIERRLEAAKIELAAEPEFDVTLVNTSVEDVARELLALMDVV, from the coding sequence ATGGCTGCAACATTCCGGGGGACGACCCCCGAGCCCCCGGACGCACGTCCGCGACTGACCGTGCTCTCCGGCCCCTCTGGGGTCGGCAAGAGCACGGTCGTCGCTCATATGCGCAAGGAACACCCCGAGGTCTGGCTCTCGGTGTCGGCGACGACCCGCAGGCCGCGCCCCGGCGAGAAGCACGGCGTCCACTACTTCTTCGTCACCGACGAGGAGATGGACAAGCTGATCGCCAACGGGGAACTGCTGGAGTGGGCGGAGTTCGCCGGCAACCGCTACGGCACGCCGCGTGCGGCCGTGCTGGAGCGGCTGGAGGCGGGCGAGCCCGTCCTCCTGGAGATCGACCTCCAGGGCGCCCGGCAGGTCCGTGAGTCCATGACGGACGCCCAGCTGGTGTTCCTGGCCCCGCCCTCCTGGGAGGAGCTCGTGCGCAGACTCACCGGACGCGGCACCGAGCCGCCCGAGGTGATCGAACGCCGCCTGGAGGCGGCGAAGATCGAACTCGCGGCTGAACCCGAGTTCGATGTGACCTTGGTCAACACCTCCGTCGAGGACGTGGCGCGCGAGCTGCTAGCCTTGATGGACGTAGTGTGA
- a CDS encoding FAD-dependent oxidoreductase has product MSVPATKRGRVAVIGAGPAGMATALSVHQAGHDVVLLERYPQARPAGNILNLWPPPIKALGLLGVDITDLGAPCYSEFRSAKGRTRARVNLPEHIVADYGGGFIGLLRPELYQRLLAAMPPGVLQLNRTVESFDQDETGVRLKMADGETIEVDVLVGADGIDSLVRRTLWGDSPKREHNLHIFGGFTFDEVLVADPGLCIVSHNRTVQGSWTSIRHKGRHGFQWWVLGAHDAATTFDGDLHTTATAMGAEFPAPLPQLIAATEPGNVQRWVLRDRKPLKQWSKGRATLVGDAAHPTSPYAAYGAGMATEDGYYLGRRLAGLDLSEHAAVRAALDAFEAPRKPHTARQVQQAYILGKVFHHAPGPLQGVRDAILDRTPFLQKVVGESSPGEILAQIAAIDEAEKRFVAVRGGA; this is encoded by the coding sequence ATGAGCGTCCCCGCAACGAAGCGAGGCCGGGTCGCCGTCATCGGCGCCGGACCGGCCGGCATGGCCACCGCCCTGTCGGTCCACCAGGCCGGCCACGACGTCGTCCTCCTGGAGCGCTACCCGCAGGCCCGGCCGGCCGGCAACATCCTCAACCTGTGGCCACCGCCGATCAAAGCGCTCGGCCTGCTCGGCGTTGACATCACCGACCTGGGTGCCCCCTGCTATTCGGAGTTCCGCTCCGCGAAGGGCCGCACCCGGGCCCGCGTCAACCTGCCCGAGCACATCGTCGCCGACTACGGGGGTGGCTTCATCGGGCTGCTGCGCCCGGAGCTCTACCAACGGCTGCTCGCTGCGATGCCGCCCGGTGTCCTGCAGCTCAACCGCACGGTGGAGAGCTTCGACCAGGACGAGACCGGCGTCCGGTTGAAGATGGCCGACGGCGAGACCATCGAGGTCGACGTGCTCGTCGGCGCCGACGGCATCGACTCGCTGGTCCGCCGGACGCTGTGGGGCGACTCACCCAAGCGGGAGCACAACCTGCACATCTTCGGCGGATTCACCTTCGACGAGGTCCTCGTCGCGGACCCGGGGCTGTGCATCGTCTCCCACAACCGGACGGTGCAGGGCAGCTGGACCTCGATCCGACACAAGGGCCGCCACGGGTTCCAGTGGTGGGTGCTGGGCGCACACGACGCCGCCACCACCTTCGACGGCGACCTGCACACCACCGCGACCGCGATGGGCGCGGAGTTCCCCGCCCCGCTGCCGCAGCTGATCGCCGCGACCGAGCCGGGCAACGTGCAGCGCTGGGTGCTGCGCGACCGCAAGCCGCTCAAGCAGTGGTCCAAGGGCCGGGCCACCCTCGTCGGCGACGCCGCGCACCCGACCTCCCCCTACGCCGCCTACGGCGCGGGGATGGCGACCGAGGACGGGTACTACCTGGGCCGCCGACTGGCCGGGCTCGACCTGAGCGAGCACGCCGCCGTCCGGGCCGCGCTCGACGCCTTCGAGGCCCCGCGCAAGCCGCACACCGCCCGCCAGGTGCAACAGGCCTACATCCTGGGCAAGGTCTTCCACCACGCCCCGGGTCCCCTCCAGGGAGTGCGGGACGCGATCCTGGACCGGACCCCCTTCCTGCAGAAGGTGGTCGGCGAGTCCTCTCCCGGCGAGATCCTGGCCCAGATCGCCGCGATCGACGAGGCCGAGAAACGATTCGTTGCTGTGCGCGGTGGGGCGTGA
- the rpoZ gene encoding DNA-directed RNA polymerase subunit omega, translated as MSSSISAPEGIINPPIDELLEATDSKYSLVIYAAKRARQINAYYSQLGEGLLEYVGPLVDTHVHEKPLSISLREINAGLLTSEAIEGPAQ; from the coding sequence GTGTCCTCTTCCATCTCCGCGCCCGAGGGCATCATCAACCCGCCGATCGACGAGCTCCTCGAGGCAACCGACTCGAAGTACAGCCTCGTGATCTACGCGGCCAAGCGGGCCCGCCAGATCAACGCGTACTACTCGCAGCTCGGCGAGGGCCTCCTCGAGTACGTCGGTCCGCTCGTGGACACCCATGTCCACGAGAAGCCGCTCTCGATCTCCCTCCGTGAGATCAACGCGGGTCTGCTGACGTCCGAGGCCATTGAGGGCCCGGCGCAGTAG
- the pyrF gene encoding orotidine-5'-phosphate decarboxylase, which yields MTSYEPFGARLRQAMDERGPLCVGIDPHASLLAEWGLTDNVAGLERFSRTVVEALSDRVAVFKPQSAFFERFGSRGVAVLEKTVEDARAAGALVLMDAKRGDIGSTMAAYAEAFLRKDSPLFSDALTVSPYLGYGSLSPAIELARESGAGLFVLALTSNPEGGEVQHAVRADGRDVGATMLAHLAAENAEQEPLGSFGAVVGATLGDLSSYDLDINGPLLAPGVGAQGATPADLPGVFGAAIRNVVPNVSRGVLRHGPDVGALRASAGRFAEEIRSVLPTG from the coding sequence ATGACCTCGTACGAGCCCTTCGGTGCCCGTCTGCGCCAGGCCATGGACGAGCGCGGCCCGCTGTGCGTGGGGATCGACCCGCACGCCTCGCTGCTCGCCGAGTGGGGCCTGACCGACAACGTGGCCGGTCTGGAGCGGTTCAGCCGCACGGTCGTCGAGGCGCTGTCCGACCGGGTCGCCGTCTTCAAGCCCCAGAGCGCGTTCTTCGAGCGCTTCGGCTCGCGGGGCGTCGCGGTACTGGAGAAGACCGTCGAGGACGCCCGGGCGGCCGGTGCGCTGGTCCTCATGGACGCCAAGCGCGGCGACATCGGCTCGACCATGGCCGCGTACGCGGAGGCCTTCCTGCGCAAGGACTCCCCGCTGTTCTCGGACGCGCTGACCGTGTCGCCGTACCTCGGTTATGGCTCGCTCTCGCCGGCGATCGAGCTGGCGCGCGAGAGCGGCGCGGGCCTGTTCGTGCTTGCGCTGACCTCCAACCCGGAAGGCGGCGAGGTCCAGCACGCCGTCCGCGCGGACGGCCGGGACGTCGGCGCGACCATGCTGGCCCATCTGGCCGCCGAGAACGCGGAGCAGGAGCCCCTGGGGTCGTTCGGCGCCGTCGTCGGGGCCACGCTCGGCGATCTGTCGTCGTACGACCTGGACATCAACGGCCCCCTCCTCGCGCCCGGTGTGGGCGCACAGGGGGCCACACCGGCCGACCTTCCCGGGGTCTTCGGAGCGGCGATCCGCAACGTCGTCCCGAACGTGAGCAGGGGAGTCCTGCGGCACGGTCCCGACGTCGGAGCGCTGCGCGCGTCCGCCGGCCGGTTCGCGGAGGAGATCCGGTCCGTGCTGCCGACCGGGTGA
- a CDS encoding putative quinol monooxygenase, with amino-acid sequence MLIVIGSARALPGRRADLVSAARAVATQSRADEGCESYGFYADLTDDETILSVEIWRDQAALDAHMEHPHTQEFLAAAGSLVDGTPTMHFHTVAD; translated from the coding sequence GTGCTGATCGTGATCGGCAGTGCCCGTGCGCTTCCCGGACGCCGGGCTGACCTGGTGTCGGCCGCTCGTGCCGTCGCCACACAGTCCCGTGCGGACGAGGGCTGCGAGTCCTACGGCTTCTACGCCGACCTCACCGACGACGAGACGATCCTGAGCGTCGAGATCTGGCGCGACCAGGCCGCCCTCGACGCGCACATGGAGCACCCGCACACGCAGGAGTTCCTCGCCGCAGCCGGCTCGCTGGTCGACGGCACGCCGACGATGCATTTCCACACCGTCGCCGACTGA
- a CDS encoding integration host factor, whose product MALPPLTPEQRAAALEKAAAARRERAEVKNRLKHSGASLHEVIKQGQENDVIGKMKVSALLESLPGVGKVRAKQLMERLGISESRRVRGLGSNQIASLEREFGSTGS is encoded by the coding sequence GTGGCTCTTCCGCCCCTTACCCCTGAACAGCGCGCAGCCGCGCTCGAAAAGGCCGCCGCGGCTCGCCGGGAGCGGGCCGAGGTCAAGAATCGACTCAAGCACTCCGGCGCCTCCCTGCACGAGGTCATCAAGCAGGGCCAGGAGAACGACGTCATCGGCAAGATGAAGGTCTCCGCGCTGCTCGAGTCGCTTCCTGGCGTGGGCAAGGTCCGCGCCAAGCAGCTCATGGAGCGACTCGGCATCTCCGAGAGCCGCCGTGTACGCGGCCTCGGCTCCAACCAGATCGCTTCTCTGGAGCGTGAGTTCGGCAGCACCGGTTCCTGA